The DNA segment CCCCCTCCCCCGGCGGCGCCGGCTTCGCGTCCTTCTACCTCGACGACAACTCCCTTTCCCTCGCGGGCGCCGCCGACGGAATCCCCGATCGAAACGCCTTCTTCAACACCTGTTTCGTCAACGCCGGAGATCCCGCGTGGTTCGCCGCCCTCGACGCGATGACGCTGGACGGACCCGACGGCGTCGCCGGCCTCCGCGAAATCGCCACTTTGACCTTCGGCCGCGGCCTGGGCTGCGACGGTTTCTTCCTCGATACCTTCGACACGTGCGGCCCGAACGCCTACACGGACGCCTCAAGCCCGAACCCGTGCCGGTTCGAATGGACCGCCCCCGGCTTCCGAAGCTTCACGGCGCGCCTCCGCGCCGCCTACCCCGACAAGGTCATCCTCCAAAACCGCGGCCTCTTCTTCTTCGACCCCCGCCTCCCCCACTACCGTTTTTCCACCCGCGGCCTGATCGACCTCGTCCTCTTCGAAAGCTTCCGCCTGGATTCCACCCCCGCCGCGGACAACCCCGACCCGTACTTCTATCCCGACAATCGCTACACCCTCGCCCCCAAACTCATCGCGGAAGCCCAGCGGCCCGACGGATTCCGCGTGCTCTCCCTCGGCTACGCGGAAGGCCCCGCGGGCACGATGTCCTCCGACACCCTTCGGGGCCGCTCCACCTTGGGACTCGACTCGCTCCTCGAAGACATCCGCGTGACTCAGGAGGAAGCCGGCTTCCGGCACTACCTGACCAACGCGCCGATCACGCTCGTCAACACGTTCGTGCGCGACCATACCGACCCCGACGATCGCCGTCCCCCGGTCTGGTCGAGCACCTGGAACGCCAACGCCCACGCCTGGCCCGTCCCTCCGGGCCCCCCCGAACCCAGAATCGGCCTCCAGGAAGTCGAGCCCGGACCGGCATCGCTCACGGTGCGGTGGGACGTGGCCCTCGACAAGCACCCGGTGCGTTACAAGCTTTACTATCAGACCCGGCCGTTCGACTTCGCCGGCGATCCCGCCCTCGCCTCGGCGGCGTGGACCTTTCTCACTCCGCGCCCGGGACGAAATTACGATCGAGGCCCCGGACCGTCGGTCTACCCGTTCGAAGCGACCCTCGCCGGCCTCACCCCCGGACGGACGTATTATCTGCTCCTTCGCGCCGTGGACGAATCGCCCCGCCGCAACGAGGACGACAACACAACCGTGCGGACCGGCGTTCCCTACGGACCGCCTTAAGGCCCCCCCTCGGCCGGACGGAGCAGCCGCACGTACCGCTCGCGCTGGTCCGGCCGCAGCCGGACCATGAACGCGCGCACATAGGCGAGCGAAACCTCGCCCGCCTTCACCCGCACGTCGAGCGCCTTTTTCTGAAGCTCCGCCAGGCGCGCCGCGTCCGGCGCGTCCTTCATCATCTCCGCCCAGAAGGCGTCCAAGTCCGCCAGGTACGGCCGCCGAACCTCCAGCGCTTTCTGAATCCACTCCGCCCGCAGCGCCTCAAATTCCCGGCGCTGGTCGGCGTCGAGATCGAGGCGGTCCGCGATCACCTCCAGCCTCCCCTGCGGCGTCGCCGCGCGCCGCACCTCGTCCCGGGAACGGACGTACCCCGCGACGAAGAAGGCGTTGAAGGCGACCGAGGCCGCCAGCAGGGTCCCCAGAACGCGGCTCATCGGACCTCCTCCGGAAGACCGAACGAGGCCTCCCAGGCGGCGGCACGGACCGCCTGGCGCCCGTGCGGCGTTTCGCGACCCACGGCGAACCCGAGAGCGCAGGCGGCCGCGACGGAAGCGGCGGCGGCCGCGCGCCACATCAGCCGGACGGCCGGAGATCGCCGGAACGCGACGAGCGCCCGGAGCTCGGCCGCCGCGCCGCGGCAGGATCCGCAGCGCGCCAGATGCGCCTCCACGGCGCCGACCTCCCGCCCGTCGAGCCACGCGGCCCACGCGGTCGCGTCGGGACAGGGACCCGCCGGTTCCGCGCCCCGGGCGTCCCGGTATCTTCTCCACACTTCCCTGTCGTCCATCGGTCCCTCCTTCACTTCCCGCCTCCGAAGTGGCGGCGCAGCGCCGTCAACGCCTTGTGCTTGGCGCTTCGCACGGTCTGAACGTCCACCCCCAGAATCGACGCCGCCTCCTTGGGACTCTTTCCCTCGTCGAAGAGCATCCGCAGGACCAGCTCCTGGCGGGGACTCAGAAGGCCGGCCGGCACCTCCACGGGGTCCGCGCGGGGCGCCGGCGGCGGGGCGGGGGGATCCCCCTCCAGGGGCGAACCCGCGGCCCCGCGGCGCAGGAAATCCAGCGCCGCGCTCCGCGCCACGACGGTCAGCCACGTGGCCAGCGAAGCCCGCAGGGGATCGAACGTCCGAAGCAGCCGGTAGTCGTCCTTCACCAGGCGGACGTACACCTCCTGAACGGCCTCCTCGACGTCGGCCTCTTCGCCCGATCGGCCGTGCCGGGCGAAGGTGCGGGTGACCGCATGGCGGAGGATCGGAGCGGCGCGCCGGACGAACGCGCTCCAGGCCGCCGGATCTCCACGCGCGCACGCCGCAAGGTCGACCTCCATCAGCCCTCTTGTTATACGAAAACCCCGTCTTTTTCATCCCCGCGGGGATGTTTTCGCCGTTTCCCGCGTAGAACGGCCGGATGATTTGCCCGAGACCGAGGAGCAGACCTGCGCTCGTGGTCCTGGCGGCCCTCGCGATCCCCGCCTGTGGGGGCGGTTCGTCGTCGGGAGGAGCCCCCTCCGCTCCCCCTCCGCCGCCGGAATTTGCGGCCCTGTACCAGGAGCTCTCCCGCGATCTTTCGGCCTTCCAAAGCGTCATGGACGCCCTGTGGGATGGAAGCCTCGGGCAACCCCTCTGGGTGGGCACCCTCAACACCGCCAACGGCAACAGCGGCCTCGCCCTCCTGAATCCGAATACCTGGACCCAGACGGTCCAGTATCTGGACGCCCTGGTCGCGCTCGGGGCCGACGCCGCCAAGCTGGACATCCACTACCCTCTCCTGACGCGCGCCTTCCACGACTATCTGACGGAGCGGAACTCCGCCTACACGGCCACGGCGGACGACTTCCTCGCCTTCTTCCGGGCCGTCGCCGCCGCGGCGCGGGAACGGGGCCTCAAGGTCTTCGTCGATCACAGTTCCCTTTTCCCCAGCTACACCGCCATGGACGCGAGCGGTTATTACGCGTCGATCAAGGCGGCGGGCGCGGCCGAAGCCCGCCGCCGGTACCGGGACGAGCGGGCGGCCGAAGCCGCGCTCATCGCCACGGAGCTTGCCCCGGACCGCTTCACGCTCCTCGATGAGCCCAACACGCAGAACGCGAATTTCGGGCCCGTCGCCGGAACGCCGCTCTTCTCCCCCTCCGGCTGGCAAGACTACGTCGAGTACGCCGCGGGCGCGATCGCCGCGGCGGCGCCGGATTCGCCCGCGAAGCTGGGCGCCGGCGCCGGAACGTGGGAGCAGGAAGAATACGTGACGCGCTTCGCCTCGATCCCGGGCCTTTCCTATCTCGACTTCCATGTCTACCCGCTCCGGTCCACCACCACGGATTACATGCAGCGCCTCCTCGATTGGATCGACCTGGCCCGTTCCACCGCCCCCTCTCTCGACATCGTCCTCGGCGAAGCCTGGCTCTACAAGGCGACGGCGTCCGAATTGGGCACGATATCGGACACGGAGGTCCACGCCCGATACCCCTGGAGCTTCTGGGAGCCGCTCGACCGGCAGTACCTCGAGGTCCTTTACGCGACGGCCCACGCCAAACGGCTGGCGGCCGTCGCCCCCATGTGGACCGTGTTCTTCTTCAAAACCTTCGAGTACGGAGATCCTTCCCTGGCCGGCCTGAGCCCGGTCGAGATCCTCGCGGAGGCGATCCGACGGTCCGCCGAAAACGCCGCCGCCGGGACGCTCACGTCGACGGGAGAAAAGTTCCGCGACATCGTGAACCGCTGACGGCGCACCGAGGGGAGAGCGAACGATCATGAGAACGACCGCCCTGCTGGGCGTGCTTCTGGCGGCCTCCCCGGCCGCGGTTCAGGAGGACGAATCCGCCCTCAAAGCCCGGCACGCGGAGATCCTCCAGTTTCTGAGAACGGCGCGGGAGGAGCGGCAGCTTCGGGCCGCCGCGGAGGAGCTGCGGCGGCTGGCGGAACGCGCCTTC comes from the Planctomycetota bacterium genome and includes:
- a CDS encoding sigma-70 family RNA polymerase sigma factor produces the protein MEVDLAACARGDPAAWSAFVRRAAPILRHAVTRTFARHGRSGEEADVEEAVQEVYVRLVKDDYRLLRTFDPLRASLATWLTVVARSAALDFLRRGAAGSPLEGDPPAPPPAPRADPVEVPAGLLSPRQELVLRMLFDEGKSPKEAASILGVDVQTVRSAKHKALTALRRHFGGGK